TGCTCCTCCATCGGGAAATGGATGGGAAGTCGTAGAAGAAGACCCTGATCAACAAGACAAAGTTGATCCTAGGATGGCCGGATTGGCCAAATTATTGAACGACAATGAAAAAAAGTAAAGAAGCGTCAATAAATTGACCTTCTCTAACTGAACAATTCCTTCAAGGAGGTGGAAAACCATGGCAGTACCTTTTAGAAGAACCTCTACTACTCGTAAGAACAAGCGTCGTACTCACTATAAGTTGAAAGTACCTGGAATGGTAAAATGCCCTAACTGTGGCGAATACAAGCTATCTCACCGAGTATGTGGCGAATGTGG
This Pseudalkalibacillus berkeleyi DNA region includes the following protein-coding sequences:
- the rpmF gene encoding 50S ribosomal protein L32 is translated as MAVPFRRTSTTRKNKRRTHYKLKVPGMVKCPNCGEYKLSHRVCGECGQYKGKEVVEK